From the genome of Alteromonas stellipolaris:
TCAATAATGCCTGCAATGCGCGCAAATTCGGAAATTTCTATTTCTTTTAATGCATTAGGGTAACCGCTGCCGTCTATACGTTCGTGGTGTTGCGCGATAATCGATAACACTAAATCTGAAATCTCACCGCACTGCTGAACAAGCTCAACACCAATATCAACATGAGTTTTCATCACTTCCCAATCTGCCGCTGACAAATCCTCAACGTTGTTATGAACATCCATAGGTAAGGACGACATGCCAACATCCATTAACAAAGCCCCTAAACTCGCTTGGTCTATGGTTTCTCTGTCATAGCCTAGAAATTGGGTAAACATGCCCATTAAAATACTACAGTTGATGGAGTGTTCTAGCAGGTAAGCGTTGTTGTTTTTTATCAGGGTTAAGCAGGACAGGGCGTCTTTGTTATCAAATATACTATCGATAAGGCTTTGTGCTAGGTCTTTCACTAACTTTAAGTCGTTTACTGCACCGCGGTTAAGCGCTGATAAAAAGCCGTTTTGTATATTTACCGCATCAAAGTAAAGCCCGTTGGCTTCTTTCATTGCGTTTCGTGTAAGGCTGTTTTGCGCGATCTGTTGGCCTTTTTCTAGTTTAGTAGGCGCTTGAGTGCTTGCTTCTGGTGTGGAAAGTGGGACTGAATCGGTCGATGGTTCGTGATTAAGAGATTTCTCGAAGTCTACTTGAACAGTCTGTATCCCGCGAGATTTTAAGGTGTTGATAACCGTTTGGTGTTTTACAAGACCCTTTGAACGCATCCGTAAGCTGCCAGTTTGTTTAAGTACTTGGTTGATGTACATCCCTGGTTTGAGATCATCAATAGGTACTGCTTTCAGCATAAAGACTCCATTCAACTTTTTGAGCGATGTTAACTAGTTATTAAAGTTAGGCGAAGTAGGAGTACTTCGCCATTACTACGGGGCAAAATTGTGCCGAATTACACTAAAATTCAAACCTAGTGCTTAAAGCTTAGTATTTAATAGCCAGTATTTAAGCCCAAGCAGGTTGCTTTGCTTCATAAGCCGAAATTTTGTCGGTAAGCTCTAAGGTTTGACCAATAGCATCTAACCCTTTTAGCAAGTTAGTTTTATGATGATCGGCAATGTCGAAGCTAAAGCTAGTCTCAGCAAATGATACAGTTTGCTCTGGTAAGTTAACCGTAATTTCTAATGCAGGGTTAGCTTCAACTGCTGCAAATAACGCATCCATTTCGCTGCTGGCAAGCGCAACCGGTAATAATTGGTTATTAATGCAGTTACCATAAAAAATATCAGCATAACTGGTGGCAATAATGGTTTTAAAACCAAAATCGTTCAGCGACCATGGCGCATGTTCACGGCTAGAACCACAACCGAAGTTTTCTCGGGTAAGAAGAATACTTGCACCGGCAAACTCAGGTTTGTTCAATGAAAACTCTGGGTTAGGTACTTTTTCTTCTAAATCCAAATAACGCCAATCGTGGAACAAATGCTTTCCGTAGCCAGCGCGAGTTACACCGGTTAGAAACTGCTTAGGAATAATTTGGTCGGTATCGACGTTTGCTTGGTCTAGCGGTACAGCTGAACCTGTATGGGCGGTAAAACCTTGTGTTGAATCAGACATAGGTTACTCCTGAAAATCTCTAACATCGGCGAAACGGCCAGTAATAGCAGCTGCAGCAGCCATTGCAGGGCTTACCAAATGGGTACGTGCACCACGCCCCTGACGGCCTTCAAAATTTCGGTTACTGGTTGACGCACAGCGATCGCCAGCAACAAGTTTGTCGTCGTTCATACCCAAGCACATAGAGCAGCCAGGTAAACGCCATTCAAAGCCTGCATCAGTAAAGATTTTATCTAGCCCTTCTGCTTCAGCTTGTTTTTTCACATGACCTGAGCCTGGAACTACAATGGCGGTAACCGTATCGACTACTTTGCCGTTTTTGGCAATATGGGCAGCAGCACGTAAATCTTCAATACGACCATTGGTACAAGAACCAATAAATACGTGGTTTACGGCAACATCTGCAAGCTTATCGCCTGCTGATAATCCCATATAGCCCAAAGCTTTTTTGGCGCTTTCTTTTTCGATAGGATCAGAAAAGTCATCCGGACCCGGCACTGGAGTATCAACACCAATAACTTGGCCTGGGTTTGTGCCCCACGTTACTTGCGGTGCAATGTCGGCAGCCTCAAGTTCTACTACTGTGTCGAAGCTTGCGCCTTCTTCTGTGTAAAGGGTTTTCCAATAGGCTACTGCATCTTCCCAATTTTGGTCTTTTGGTGCGTATTCACGGCCTTTAAGGTATTCAAAAGTGGTGTCATCAGGGGCAATTAAGCCCGCTTTAGCGCCAGCTTCAATACTCATATTACACACAGTCATGCGTTCTTCCATGGTTAAACCAGAAATAGCTTCACCAGCGTATTCAATTACATGCCCAGTGGCCCCTGCGTGACCAATTCTGCCGATAATAGCTAGAATGATGTCTTTCGCAGTAATGCCCACAGGAAGCGCGCCATTAACCTTAATAAGCATGCTTTTCGCGCGGCTTTGCTTAAGGGTTTGCGTAGCTAATACGTGCTCTACTTGAGAGGTACCAATACCAAACGCTAGGGCACCGAATGCACCATGGGTGGCGGTGTGTGAATCACCACATACCACAGTCATGCCCGGTTGAATAAGACCTAGTTCAGGGCCCATAACATGCACGATACCTTGCTTTTGGTGACCCACAGGGAATAACTGAATACCGTGTTGTTCACAGTTGTTAGCAAGAGTATGAAGTTGAAGCGCATTTTGCGGTCCACATGCATCTATCGCCAACGAGCGAGTAGAGATACTGTGATCCATTGTACCTACAGTACGCTCAGGGCAACGTACTTTACGGCCTTTTTCATTTAAGCCAGCAAAAGCCTGAGGTGAAGTCACTTCGTGAATAAGGTGGCGATCGATATAAATTAAGCTGTCTTCGCCTAATTGATCGATAATATGTGCTTGCCACACTTTGTCGTATAAGGTCTTGGCCATGGTGTTAATTACTCCTGCGCCATTAATTGTTTTACTATCTCATCACCGACTTGAGAGGTGGTAGATGCGTTTTCTCGCTTATCATCAGGAAGAAGTTCGCCTGTAAGAACTCCCGCTTCTAATGTGGCAATAACCGCTTTTTCGATGGCATCGGCAGCATCAGTTAGGTTCATGCTGAAACGTAGCATCATGGCGGCAGAAAGCACCTGTGCAATAGGGTTAGCAATGCCTAAGCCTGCAATGTCAGGGGCAGAGCCACCTGCTGGCTCGTATAAACCAAAACCGTCTTCGTTCATGCTAGCTGAAGCCAATAAGCCCATTGAGCCCGTCATCATGGCACATTCATCAGAAACGATATCGCCGAACAAGTTAGAACACAGCATTACATCAAACTGCGCTGGGTTC
Proteins encoded in this window:
- a CDS encoding HD-GYP domain-containing protein, which produces MLKAVPIDDLKPGMYINQVLKQTGSLRMRSKGLVKHQTVINTLKSRGIQTVQVDFEKSLNHEPSTDSVPLSTPEASTQAPTKLEKGQQIAQNSLTRNAMKEANGLYFDAVNIQNGFLSALNRGAVNDLKLVKDLAQSLIDSIFDNKDALSCLTLIKNNNAYLLEHSINCSILMGMFTQFLGYDRETIDQASLGALLMDVGMSSLPMDVHNNVEDLSAADWEVMKTHVDIGVELVQQCGEISDLVLSIIAQHHERIDGSGYPNALKEIEISEFARIAGIIDTYDAMVSNRPHKESISPTQALKRLTEDDRLDQTLVSQFVTCMGVHPVGSIVRLKSGKLAIVSQQNPLSTMSPIVMTFYSVPSQQYGDITRLDLSANDDEIVSGVRPDDFNVNLSTFFQDVLVNQAPD
- the leuC gene encoding 3-isopropylmalate dehydratase large subunit, whose product is MAKTLYDKVWQAHIIDQLGEDSLIYIDRHLIHEVTSPQAFAGLNEKGRKVRCPERTVGTMDHSISTRSLAIDACGPQNALQLHTLANNCEQHGIQLFPVGHQKQGIVHVMGPELGLIQPGMTVVCGDSHTATHGAFGALAFGIGTSQVEHVLATQTLKQSRAKSMLIKVNGALPVGITAKDIILAIIGRIGHAGATGHVIEYAGEAISGLTMEERMTVCNMSIEAGAKAGLIAPDDTTFEYLKGREYAPKDQNWEDAVAYWKTLYTEEGASFDTVVELEAADIAPQVTWGTNPGQVIGVDTPVPGPDDFSDPIEKESAKKALGYMGLSAGDKLADVAVNHVFIGSCTNGRIEDLRAAAHIAKNGKVVDTVTAIVVPGSGHVKKQAEAEGLDKIFTDAGFEWRLPGCSMCLGMNDDKLVAGDRCASTSNRNFEGRQGRGARTHLVSPAMAAAAAITGRFADVRDFQE
- the leuD gene encoding 3-isopropylmalate dehydratase small subunit, with protein sequence MSDSTQGFTAHTGSAVPLDQANVDTDQIIPKQFLTGVTRAGYGKHLFHDWRYLDLEEKVPNPEFSLNKPEFAGASILLTRENFGCGSSREHAPWSLNDFGFKTIIATSYADIFYGNCINNQLLPVALASSEMDALFAAVEANPALEITVNLPEQTVSFAETSFSFDIADHHKTNLLKGLDAIGQTLELTDKISAYEAKQPAWA